In the Azospirillum humicireducens genome, GGTCCGTTCGCCGCCCCGGTCGAGGCGCTGGCGCAGAGCAAGACCGTCGCCATCACCGCCATCGTCCAGCATCCGGCGCTCGACGCGACCCGCGACGGCGTGGTGGAGGCGCTGAAGGATGCCGGCTTCGTCCAGGGCCAGAACCTGAAGGTCGAATACCAGAGCGCGCAGGGCAACCCGGCCACCGCCGCCCAGATCGCCCGCCAGTTCGCCGGATCGCGGCCCGACGTGATCGTGCCGATCTCCACCCCCTCGGCCCAGGCGGTGGCGGCGGCGACCCGTGACATCCCGGTCGTCTTCACCGCGGTGACAGACCCGATTTCGGCCCAGATGGTGAAGTCGATGGACAAGCCGGGCGCCAACATCACCGGCCTGTCCGACATGGCCCCGGTGGCCGAGCATGTCGCCCTGATCCGCGAGATCGTTCCGCAGGCCAAGCGCATCGGCGTGCTCTACAACCCCGGTGAGCCGAACTCCGTCGTGCTGGTCAAGGCGCTGAAGGACGAGGCCGCCAAGGCCGGGCTGAGCGTCGTCGAGGCCTCCGTTCCGAAATCGTCGGACGCCCAGCCGGCGGTGCGCAGCCTCGTCGGCAAGGCGGATGCCGTCTACATCCCGCTGGACAACACGGTCGTCTCGGCGCTGGAAAGCGTGATCGCGGTCGGCCAGCAGGCCAAGCTGCCGATCTTCTCCGCCGACACCGACAGCGTCGCCCGCGGCACGGTGGCCTCCATCGGTTTCGATTATTTCCAGGTCGGCAAGCAGACCGGCGCCATCGTCGCCCGCGTTCTGAAGGGCGAGAAGCCCGGTGACCTGCCGGTGGAACTGGCCAGGGGCACCGACCTGTTCGTCAACCCGAAGTCCGCCGCCGCCATGGGCGTCACCCTGCCCGACGCGGTGGTGAAGCGCGCGACGAAGGTGGTCGGGCAGTAAGGCCGCCGGCTCCGAACGCCCCCACCCTAACCCTCCCCCGCTTCGCAAGGGAGGGAACTCCGCCGCTCTCCCGCACAAGCGCTTGTCCCCTCCCCCGCCCAGCGGGGGAGGGTTAGGGTGGGGGCAAGTGTCTGCCCATTTAAAAGCACCGCAATGACCGAAATCGCCCTCTTCGGCGCCATCGAGATCGGCCTCGTCTATGCGCTGGTCGCCATCGGCGTCTATCTGTCCTTCCGCATCCTGGACTTTCCCGACCTGACGGTGGACGGGAGCTTTCCGCTGGGCGCGGCCGTCTGCGCGGTGCTCCTGATCGCGGGCGTCAATCCTTGGCTCGCCAGCCTTGCCGCGGCGCTGGCGGGTGCTGTGGCCGGGCTGGTCACGGCAACGTTGAACGTCCGCTTCAAGATCCTGCATCTGCTTGCCAGCATCCTGACAATGATCGCGCTGTTCTCCGTCAATCTGCGGGTGATGGGGCGGCCGAACGTGGCTCTGCTGATGCAGGACACGGTGCTGACCCCCTTCTATGGCCTGGGGATTCCGGACCACATCGTCCGTCCGCTGGTGGTCGGCCTCATCGTCGCGGCGGTGGTTCTGCTGCTCGCCCGCTTCCTGTCCAGCGAGTTCGGGCTGGCGATGCGGGCGACCGGCGTGAATGCCCGGATGGCGCGGGCCCAGGGTGTCGACACCGACGCCCATGTCTATGCCGGCATCGCGCTGTCCAACGGTCTGACCGGCCTTGCCGGCGCGCTGTTCGCGCAGACCAACGGCTTCGCCGACGTCACCACCGGCATCGGAACCATCGTGGTCGGTCTTGCCGCGGTGATCGTCGGCGAAACGGTGCTGCCGGCCCGCGCCCTTGCGCTGGCGCTGATCGGCTGCGTCGCCGGGTCGATCCTCTACCGCTTGGCGGTGCAGGTGGCGCTGTCGGCCGACAGCATCGGTCTGCAGGCCTCCGACCTCAATCTGGTGACGGCGCTGCTGGTCGCCGTCGCCCTGATCCTGCCGCGCCTCAAGGCCAAGGCGTCCCGCGGCGCGCCCCGCAATCCGAGTGCCGCCAAATGATCGTCGTCGAGGACATCCACGTCACCTTCGGCCGCGGCACGCCGCTGGAGAAACATGCGCTGCGCGGCATCGGCCTGACCATCCCCGAGGGCGAGTTCGTCACCGTCATCGGCTCCAACGGCGCCGGCAAATCGACCTTCCTCGGCTCGCTGGCCGGCGACGTGCTGGCGGAGCAGGGCCGCATCTCCATCGACGGCACCGACGTCACCCGCTGGGACACGCCGCGCCGCGCCGGGCTGGTTGCCCGCGTCTTCCAGGATCCGATGGCCGGCAGCTGCGCCGCCCTGACCATCGAGGAGAATATGGCGCTGGCCGCCGCCCGCGGGCGCCGCCGCGGCCTGGGGCTGGCGCTGGGCAGCGATCGGCGCAAGGGCTTCCGCGACCGCATCGCCGCGCTGGGCCTCGGGCTGGAGAACCGGCTGCACGACCGGATGGGCCTGCTGTCGGGCGGTCAGCGTCAGGCGGTCAGCCTGCTGATGGCGACGCTGGCGGGCTCCAAGATCCTGCTGCTGGACGAACACACAGCGGCACTCGATCCCGCCACCGCCGATTTCGTGCTGGACCTGACCCGGCGCATCGTCCGAGACAATCGGCTGACGACGCTGATGGTCACCCATTCCATGCGGCAGGCGCTGGATTATGGCGACCGCACGCTGATGCTGCACGAGGGCCGCGTCGTGCTGGACGTGGCCGGCGACGAGCGTGCCGGGCTGGACGTCCCGCATCTGCTGGCGCTGTTCGCCAAGCAGCGCGGCGGGACCGAGATCAGCGACGACAGCCTGCTGATCGGCTAGGCCTTGGCCGGAAACCTGGCGTCGCCGTCCACATCGTCCTCGCGGTCCGCCTCGAACAGGGACTGAAGCTCCGCGGCGGCATCCCGCGAAGTCTGGATCAGCTTCGTCTCGTCATTGTGGACGGCATGCTGGTGGATCAGGGTGCGCTCGTCATGGGCGCGGAAGGTGTCGAGCGTCCGCCTCACCTCGCCGTCTGCCAGCCCCATCTGACGCAGAACGTCACCGGTCAGCCGCAGGCTCGAATCGAAGGTTTCCCGAACGATGTTGGTGACGCCGCGGTCCATCAGATGGTGGACATGGCGGCGGTTGCGGGCGCGGGCGAAGATGGTCAGGTTGGGGAAATGGCGCTTCGCCACTTCCACCACCCGCAGCGACTGCTCCATGTCGTCCAGTGCCACGACGAGGATCTTGGCCTTGTCCGCTCCCGCTGCGCGCAGAAGCTCCACGCGGGTCGGATCGCCGTAATAGGCCTGGCTGCCGAACTTGCGGACGAAATCGACCTGGGCTGCGCTCTGCTCCAGCGCGGTGAAGGGAATGCCGCGCATCCGCAGCACGCGGCCGACCACCTGCCCCACCCGGCCGAAGCCGCAGATGATGACACGCGGGTTGTCGTCGGGCGGCGAGTCGAAGGGCCGCTTGGGCTTAGCCGTTATCAGCCGCGGGGCGAGCCAGCGCTCCTCCGCTGCGAACAGGAAGGGTGTGGCCAGCATGGACAGGGTGACCACCAGCATCGCTGCCGACGCCTGCTCTCCCGCCATGGCTCCGCCCACGACCGCCAGCCCGAACAGCACGAAGCCGAACTCGCCCCCCTGGCTCAACACGGTCGCCATCCGCATCGCTCCGGCCCAGGGCACCCCGGCGATGCGGGCCAACACCAGCATCACCAGGGCCTTCACCAGCAGGAGCGCCAAGGCGAGGCCGAGGAAGCGGATCGGATGCTGGAGCAAGGCCGGGATATCGGCGCCCATCCCCACCGAAACGAAGAACAGGCCGAGCAGCAACCCTTCGAACGGCTCGATATCCGCCTGCACCTCATGCCGGTATTCCGAATCGGACAACAGCACGCCGGCCATGAAGGCGCCCAGCGACATGGACAATCCGGCCTCCTGGATCAGCACGGCGGTGCCAATGACGATCAGCAGGGCGGTGGCGGTGAAGATCTCCGGAGCCCCAGCCCGGTCGACCGCGCGGAAGATCGGACGCAGCAGAAAGCGTCCGCCGATCAGTACGACGGCGACGGCGACAGCCGCCTTGCCGACCGCCAGCCACGCCCCGTCGGCCTGCGGAACGGTGCCATTGCCCAACAGGGGCAGCAGGGCCACGGCCGGGATGATGGCGAGATCCTGGAACAGCAGGACGGAAAAGGCGTTGCGCCCCGACTGGTTGGCCAGAAGTCCGCGCTCCGCCATCATCGGCAGTGCCATGGCCGTGGAAGACAGGGCGAAGCCGAAGCCGAGAACGACGGCGGTCGGCCAAGCCAGTTCCAGGATCCAGCCGCACAAGCCGGCGATCACGGCGCCGGTGACCGCAACCTGCGCCCCGCCCAGCCCCAGAACCGACTTGCGCATCACCCACAGCCGCGCGGGGCGCAGTTCCAGCCCGATCAGGAACAGCAACATCACGACGCCGAGTTCCGACGCATGAGCAATCGCCGACACATTGGTGACCAGCCCGAGCCCCGCAGGCCCCACCGCCAGACCGGCGGCGAGATAGCCCAGGGGGGCGCCGAACCCGAACCTTTTCGCCACCGGCACCGCGACCACCATCGCCGCCAGCAGCACGACCAACGTCACCAATTCCGCCATGTCCCCCGCCGCTCGTCTGTCACCGGGGGACTATGGCGTGATTTCAAGGGTCGGCACCAGATGCTTAACCGTCGGTCTGGCTATACCTTGTGTCTATTGAATCACCGGGCAGGGCTGACCATCCGCGAAGAGTTGCGGGCTGCCCAGCGGGTCAACAGCAGAATTCCGGCGACCACCGCGACATAGGCGATCAATTGTGCCTCGGTCGGACGGTCGGTGTAGCCGACCAGCACATGCAGGGCCTGCCCGATCATGCTGTTGTCGCGCAGGATGCCGGAGCTGTCCCACAGGATGGTGCCGCCCGCCATCAGGATACCCGCTTGCGCCAGGAAATTGACCGCCGTCGCAGCCATGCCGGCGGCCAGAAGGGTCAGCAGCCATGTGGTGGTGGAGAACAGGTGGCGGGTCGGAATCTGCACCAGCCCGGCATAGAGGAGTACGGACACCAGCGCGCCAAGCGCCATGCCGCCCAGCCCACCGGCGGCGACGGTGGTGATGCCGCCCTCCTCCGACGCCAGGATACCGGTGAGGAACAGCACGACCTCCGAGCCTTCGCGCAGCACGGCGACACCGATGACGATGGCCAACGCCGCCAGCGACTTCTCGCCGCTCCGCACCGCATGGCCGACGGCCTTCATGTCGCGCGCCAGTTCGCGGCCGTGCTGCGCCATCCAGGCATTGTGCCAGGCCAGCATCACCACCGCGATCAGAAGGACGCCGGCATTGAACAGCTCCTGGCCGGTGTCGGCGAAAAGCGCGCTGATGGCGTCGGCGAAGGCGGCGACCACGCAGGAGCCGACGATGCCGCCCCCAATGCCGAGTGCGATCCATCTGGCGCGCCCGACCACACCTTGAGTCGCGGCCAAGACGATGCCGACGATGAGGCCCGCTTCCAGGACCTCGCGAAACACAATGATCAGACTGGCGAGCATGGTCGTCTCCGGAACTTGCGGGCAGTCAGGAGCACGTCACTCGGCGATCACGGCGCCTTGCGCCGTCGCTTCGTGGAACTCGCCGAAGAAAGGATAGCGGCCGGGCTTGAGCGGGCCGACCATCACCTTGATCTGCTTGCGACCGCCGACGATCTTCTCGACCTTCATCTCGTTGCTTTCGAACTCCTCCGACGTGGCGTCCTGGTTGTCGACCAGCAAGGTCACGCGCTTGTTGGCAGGGATCTTGACCTCCGCCGGTTCGAACCTGTGGTCCTTGATGA is a window encoding:
- a CDS encoding ABC transporter permease, coding for MTEIALFGAIEIGLVYALVAIGVYLSFRILDFPDLTVDGSFPLGAAVCAVLLIAGVNPWLASLAAALAGAVAGLVTATLNVRFKILHLLASILTMIALFSVNLRVMGRPNVALLMQDTVLTPFYGLGIPDHIVRPLVVGLIVAAVVLLLARFLSSEFGLAMRATGVNARMARAQGVDTDAHVYAGIALSNGLTGLAGALFAQTNGFADVTTGIGTIVVGLAAVIVGETVLPARALALALIGCVAGSILYRLAVQVALSADSIGLQASDLNLVTALLVAVALILPRLKAKASRGAPRNPSAAK
- a CDS encoding ABC transporter substrate-binding protein, translating into MSFTRLLCAAAALAAFVGPFAAPVEALAQSKTVAITAIVQHPALDATRDGVVEALKDAGFVQGQNLKVEYQSAQGNPATAAQIARQFAGSRPDVIVPISTPSAQAVAAATRDIPVVFTAVTDPISAQMVKSMDKPGANITGLSDMAPVAEHVALIREIVPQAKRIGVLYNPGEPNSVVLVKALKDEAAKAGLSVVEASVPKSSDAQPAVRSLVGKADAVYIPLDNTVVSALESVIAVGQQAKLPIFSADTDSVARGTVASIGFDYFQVGKQTGAIVARVLKGEKPGDLPVELARGTDLFVNPKSAAAMGVTLPDAVVKRATKVVGQ
- a CDS encoding monovalent cation:proton antiporter-2 (CPA2) family protein produces the protein MAELVTLVVLLAAMVVAVPVAKRFGFGAPLGYLAAGLAVGPAGLGLVTNVSAIAHASELGVVMLLFLIGLELRPARLWVMRKSVLGLGGAQVAVTGAVIAGLCGWILELAWPTAVVLGFGFALSSTAMALPMMAERGLLANQSGRNAFSVLLFQDLAIIPAVALLPLLGNGTVPQADGAWLAVGKAAVAVAVVLIGGRFLLRPIFRAVDRAGAPEIFTATALLIVIGTAVLIQEAGLSMSLGAFMAGVLLSDSEYRHEVQADIEPFEGLLLGLFFVSVGMGADIPALLQHPIRFLGLALALLLVKALVMLVLARIAGVPWAGAMRMATVLSQGGEFGFVLFGLAVVGGAMAGEQASAAMLVVTLSMLATPFLFAAEERWLAPRLITAKPKRPFDSPPDDNPRVIICGFGRVGQVVGRVLRMRGIPFTALEQSAAQVDFVRKFGSQAYYGDPTRVELLRAAGADKAKILVVALDDMEQSLRVVEVAKRHFPNLTIFARARNRRHVHHLMDRGVTNIVRETFDSSLRLTGDVLRQMGLADGEVRRTLDTFRAHDERTLIHQHAVHNDETKLIQTSRDAAAELQSLFEADREDDVDGDARFPAKA
- a CDS encoding ABC transporter ATP-binding protein is translated as MIVVEDIHVTFGRGTPLEKHALRGIGLTIPEGEFVTVIGSNGAGKSTFLGSLAGDVLAEQGRISIDGTDVTRWDTPRRAGLVARVFQDPMAGSCAALTIEENMALAAARGRRRGLGLALGSDRRKGFRDRIAALGLGLENRLHDRMGLLSGGQRQAVSLLMATLAGSKILLLDEHTAALDPATADFVLDLTRRIVRDNRLTTLMVTHSMRQALDYGDRTLMLHEGRVVLDVAGDERAGLDVPHLLALFAKQRGGTEISDDSLLIG
- a CDS encoding FTR1 family iron permease, with product MLASLIIVFREVLEAGLIVGIVLAATQGVVGRARWIALGIGGGIVGSCVVAAFADAISALFADTGQELFNAGVLLIAVVMLAWHNAWMAQHGRELARDMKAVGHAVRSGEKSLAALAIVIGVAVLREGSEVVLFLTGILASEEGGITTVAAGGLGGMALGALVSVLLYAGLVQIPTRHLFSTTTWLLTLLAAGMAATAVNFLAQAGILMAGGTILWDSSGILRDNSMIGQALHVLVGYTDRPTEAQLIAYVAVVAGILLLTRWAARNSSRMVSPAR
- a CDS encoding cupredoxin domain-containing protein — protein: MRRPSLLSAACAIALTGAVLNPAGAARADDVVTIVIKDHRFEPAEVKIPANKRVTLLVDNQDATSEEFESNEMKVEKIVGGRKQIKVMVGPLKPGRYPFFGEFHEATAQGAVIAE